GGCCGCCGGCTCGCGCCGCTGCGCGACGAGGGCGTGCTGATCGTCGGCAGCGGTTTCTTCACCCACAACCTCGCCGCCCTGACTCGGGACGGGTCCGTGGCGGCGGCGATGGCCGAGTTCGACGCGTGGGGCCGGGAGGAGCTGGACGCCGGCCGGATCGACGCCCTGCTCGACTTCGCCCACCGCGCCCCGGCCGCCCACGCCGCGCATCCGCGCACCGAGCACTTCGCGCCGCTGTTCGTCACGCTCGGCGCCGGGGAGGCGGACCTGGGCAGCCAGCGCAGCGTGATCGACGGGTTCTGGATGGGCCTGGCCAAGCGCTCGATCCAGCTGGGCTGAGCGCGCGCCGCGGCCTCGCAGCCGGGCGCTAGGGTGGCAGCGACCCGACCTGACCGTGCGCCGAGGGAGCCTTGAAGACCGTGACCGCCGACCGACCGCTGCTCAACCGCCGTCTCGCCGAGTTCGGCACGACCATCTTCGCGGAGATGTCGCAGCTGGCCACGGAGACCGGCGCGATCAACCTGGGCCAGGGCTTCCCGGACACCGACGGTCCCGCGCCCGTGCTCGAGGCGGCCCGGCGCGCGATCGCAGAGGGCCGCGGCAACCAGTACCCGCCGGGCGCGGGCGTGCCGGAGCTGCGCCGCGCGGTGGCCGCGCACCGCGAGCGCCGCTATGGGCTGCGCTACGACCCGGACCGCGAGGTGCTGGTGACGGCGGGGGCAACCGAGGCGATCGCGGCGGCGCTGCTCGCGCTGCTCGAGCCCGGCGACGAGGTGATCGCGCTCGAGCCGTACTACGACTCGTACGCGGCGTGCATCGCGATGGCCGGGGCCCGGCGGGTGCCGGTGACGCTGCGCCCGGACGGGGACCGGTTCGTGCTCGACCTCGACGAGCTGCGCGGCGCGGTCACCGACCGGACCCGGCTGATCCTGCTCAACACCCCGCACAACCCCACCGGCACCGTCCTGCCGCACGAGCAGCTCGCCGCGATCGCGGCGCTGTGCGTGGAGCGGGACCTGCTGGTGGTGACCGACGAGGTCTACGAGCACCTGGTGTTCGACGGGCTCGCGCACCGGAGCCTGGCCGAGCTGCCGGGGATGCGCGAGCGTACGGTGGCGATCTCCTCGGCGGGCAAGACCTTCTCGGTGACCGGCTGGAAGGTCGGGTGGGTGTGCGCGAGCCCGGAGCTGACGACGGCAGTGCGCACGGCCAAGCAGTTCCTCACCTACGTCGCCTCCGGCCCGTTCCAGTACGCCGTGGCCGAGGCGCTCGCGCTGCCGGACGCGCACTTCGACGCCCTCGCCGCGGACCTGCAGGCCAAGCGGGACCTGCTCTCGGGCGCGCTGCGCGACGCCGGGTTCGGGGTGATGCGCTCGCAGGGGACGTACTTCGTGACCGCGGACATCCGGCCGCTCGGGCTTCCCGGCCCGGAGGGCGTGGACGGCGAGGCGTTCTGCCGGGCGCTGCCGCACCGCGCGGGCGTGGTGGCGATCCCGAGCCAGGTCTTCTACGACCACCGCGGCGCCGGCGCCCCGTATGTGCGCTTCGCGTTCTGCAAGCGGCCCGAAGTGCTGGCCGAAGCCGCCTCCCGGCTCAAGGCACTCGCCCGCTGAACCAGGCCGCCACGGCCCCGGCCCGGCCGCAGCCGGCTTATCCGTGCTCGTCGAACGCGGCGCGCACCCGCGCGTCGTCGGCTCCGGCGGCCAGCAGGGTGCGCAGCAGGATCCTGGCTTTGTACGGGCCGAGCCGGCCGCCGTTGATCAGGCCCCTGCGCTGCAGGTCGGTCTCGGCGCCGGGCGCGCCGTAGGTGTTGCGCAGCACGGGCCCGGCGCCGGTGCGGGAGGTGAGCACCACCGGGATGCGCGCGGCCAGCTCGCCGAGCGCGGGCGCGGTGCGCCCGGGCACGTGCCCGACCCCGAATCCGGCCACGACCAGGCCCGCGACGTGCGGGGCGAACCCCGCCAGGGACGTATCGTCGTCCTCGTCGAGCACGAAGGTGTGCACGGGCACGCGCGTGGCGGCGAAGGCGCCGGCGGACGGCGCGGGCAGCGGGGCTCGGCGCGGCGGGCGCGTGAGGATGCGCACCCGGTCCTCCTCCAGGTGCCCGACCGGGCCGGTCTCGGGCGAGCGGAACGTGGCGGTGGAGGTGGCGTGCGTCTTGCGGACGTAGCGGGCCGGGTGCAGCTCGTCGTCGAAGGCGACGAGCACGCCGAGGCCGCGCGCCTGCGGGGCGGCGGCGGTGCGCACGGCCGCGAGCAGGTTCGCCGGGCCGTCGGCGCCGGCGAGGGTGGGGTTGCGCATCGCGCCGGTGAACACCAGCGGCTCC
This genomic window from Actinospica robiniae DSM 44927 contains:
- a CDS encoding asparaginase, with the translated sequence MPDEVVLYTLGGTIAMAGTTSGPGGTVVARLSGADLAATVPGFDALLTEGGTRLRIEDVTRHPSADLTFAQIADLVERAGQAVREGAAGVAVTQGTDTLEETAFLADLLWAHEEPLVFTGAMRNPTLAGADGPANLLAAVRTAAAPQARGLGVLVAFDDELHPARYVRKTHATSTATFRSPETGPVGHLEEDRVRILTRPPRRAPLPAPSAGAFAATRVPVHTFVLDEDDDTSLAGFAPHVAGLVVAGFGVGHVPGRTAPALGELAARIPVVLTSRTGAGPVLRNTYGAPGAETDLQRRGLINGGRLGPYKARILLRTLLAAGADDARVRAAFDEHG
- a CDS encoding pyridoxal phosphate-dependent aminotransferase, which gives rise to MTADRPLLNRRLAEFGTTIFAEMSQLATETGAINLGQGFPDTDGPAPVLEAARRAIAEGRGNQYPPGAGVPELRRAVAAHRERRYGLRYDPDREVLVTAGATEAIAAALLALLEPGDEVIALEPYYDSYAACIAMAGARRVPVTLRPDGDRFVLDLDELRGAVTDRTRLILLNTPHNPTGTVLPHEQLAAIAALCVERDLLVVTDEVYEHLVFDGLAHRSLAELPGMRERTVAISSAGKTFSVTGWKVGWVCASPELTTAVRTAKQFLTYVASGPFQYAVAEALALPDAHFDALAADLQAKRDLLSGALRDAGFGVMRSQGTYFVTADIRPLGLPGPEGVDGEAFCRALPHRAGVVAIPSQVFYDHRGAGAPYVRFAFCKRPEVLAEAASRLKALAR